The proteins below come from a single Candidatus Zixiibacteriota bacterium genomic window:
- a CDS encoding class I SAM-dependent methyltransferase: MSKREYFDRYAHKWDRLCHLETEDKLEKLLRCFRLKKGSQVLDLGCGTGILFPHILKAIGRKGRVFGVDLSEQMLLEARRKHRDENIFLICAPAENLPFLPESLDYVIAFASFPHFEKKAKAIKEISRVLKKGGRFFIAHLLGRKELREHHRSSGDIEVMRDILPAEKVLKRMLKREGFKKIVIIDKPSLYIACGSK, from the coding sequence ATGTCTAAAAGAGAATATTTTGACAGGTATGCTCACAAATGGGATCGGCTCTGTCATTTAGAGACTGAAGATAAACTGGAAAAACTCCTCAGATGCTTCAGACTCAAGAAAGGCTCACAGGTTCTGGATTTAGGATGCGGGACTGGTATTCTGTTTCCCCATATCCTGAAAGCCATCGGCAGGAAAGGCAGGGTTTTTGGGGTAGATTTGTCTGAACAGATGCTGCTGGAGGCAAGGAGGAAACATCGGGATGAAAATATCTTCCTGATCTGTGCCCCTGCGGAGAACCTTCCCTTTCTGCCGGAATCTTTAGATTATGTGATTGCTTTTGCTTCTTTCCCTCACTTTGAAAAGAAAGCCAAAGCTATCAAAGAGATTAGCAGGGTTTTGAAAAAGGGTGGGAGATTTTTCATCGCTCATCTGCTGGGGAGAAAAGAGTTGCGGGAGCATCATCGGTCATCTGGGGACATTGAGGTCATGAGGGATATTCTGCCGGCTGAAAAAGTTCTAAAGAGGATGTTAAAAAGGGAGGGATTTAAAAAGATAGTCATAATAGACAAACCTTCCTTATACATAGCCTGTGGGTCAAAATGA
- a CDS encoding response regulator, translated as MKNIQNEIKKIERKDWHLWILTSGVFLSLVTFVLLLIFYSDVRNLYEKEFSSYTYNLLFVGFTGISLLFLAYILLKEKSIKKLRQELYKEKVFSQSLEERFQELKALFEVSTLVNSEIELSLILDMISKTVRDYLQTDRCSVLLFDKKKKKLVCVSAHGVSSEKIKNTELNPGESVAGWVMTHGEPLLLGDELQEDKFKNFVSKEEKISSSLSVPLKVKNVVKGVLNVCMVKGERKFNEMDLKLVSIFAQNVAVSIEKTELYQEVKKQAEVLEKTLEDLKKTQGQLIQSEKMRVLGDLAEGIVHDFNNILGIITGRAELLLKQAKEEGLIKGLMLIEQVANDGAEIIRRLWEYTKIGQESIFIKVDLNKILRQVVELTSFKWKDEALARGININIDMDLKEINPIAGNPSEIREVFVNLLLNAIEALPKGGKIILGTRMENDYVLAWVKDAGIGMKEEVKSKIFEPFYTLKGEKGMGLGLTIASGIVSKHQGTMSVDSELGEGTCIWLKFPVSRKAREEEEKITVIDFQPANILVIEDEKNMRDIILEMLSEQGHSVTLAVDGKQGIEFFKRGIYDLVLTNLSMPEMSGWEVIREIKSANPYVKVALMTGCGTQTKEEEAKAKGADFLISKPFKKNQLLFAVSEAIKKNKNFLPEGNLICKKS; from the coding sequence ATGAAAAATATCCAGAATGAAATAAAAAAGATCGAAAGAAAAGACTGGCATCTCTGGATTTTGACTTCCGGGGTTTTTTTGAGCTTGGTTACCTTTGTTCTTCTTCTGATTTTCTATTCAGATGTGAGAAATTTATATGAAAAAGAGTTCTCCAGTTACACCTACAATCTTCTCTTCGTTGGGTTTACAGGCATATCTCTTCTTTTCTTAGCCTACATTCTCCTTAAAGAGAAATCCATAAAAAAGCTGCGTCAGGAGCTTTATAAAGAAAAGGTTTTCTCACAGTCCCTGGAAGAGCGGTTTCAAGAACTTAAAGCTCTATTCGAGGTCAGCACCTTGGTGAATTCCGAGATAGAGCTTTCTTTAATCTTAGATATGATCTCCAAAACAGTGCGGGATTACCTTCAGACTGACAGGTGCTCTGTTTTGCTCTTTGACAAAAAGAAAAAAAAGCTGGTCTGCGTGTCAGCTCATGGGGTCTCAAGTGAGAAGATAAAAAATACTGAGCTGAACCCGGGTGAGAGTGTAGCTGGCTGGGTTATGACCCACGGTGAACCCCTCCTCTTGGGAGATGAATTGCAGGAGGATAAGTTTAAAAACTTTGTCTCCAAGGAAGAGAAGATATCTTCTTCTTTATCGGTCCCTTTGAAGGTCAAGAATGTGGTAAAAGGTGTTTTGAACGTCTGTATGGTCAAAGGAGAAAGGAAATTCAATGAAATGGATCTAAAACTGGTCTCGATATTCGCCCAGAACGTTGCAGTTTCCATTGAAAAGACAGAGTTATACCAGGAGGTAAAAAAACAGGCAGAAGTTTTAGAAAAAACTTTAGAGGATTTGAAAAAGACCCAGGGACAATTAATTCAATCAGAAAAAATGAGGGTCTTAGGAGACCTGGCAGAAGGGATAGTCCACGATTTTAACAACATCCTCGGGATTATAACTGGCAGAGCTGAGCTTCTTTTGAAACAGGCTAAAGAAGAAGGACTTATAAAAGGGTTAATGTTAATCGAACAGGTAGCTAATGACGGGGCTGAGATAATCCGGAGATTGTGGGAGTATACCAAGATCGGGCAAGAGTCGATCTTCATTAAAGTCGATCTGAACAAGATACTCAGACAGGTGGTGGAACTGACCAGTTTCAAGTGGAAGGATGAAGCATTAGCCAGGGGGATTAACATCAATATCGATATGGACTTAAAAGAAATAAATCCTATTGCAGGTAACCCTTCGGAGATAAGGGAAGTATTTGTTAACTTACTCTTGAATGCAATAGAAGCGCTGCCAAAGGGAGGGAAGATCATTTTAGGCACCAGGATGGAAAACGATTATGTCTTAGCCTGGGTGAAAGATGCTGGCATTGGAATGAAAGAGGAGGTCAAATCGAAAATCTTTGAGCCTTTCTACACTTTGAAAGGAGAAAAAGGAATGGGTTTGGGCTTGACCATTGCATCCGGAATAGTCTCAAAACACCAGGGAACTATGTCAGTTGATTCAGAGTTAGGTGAAGGGACTTGCATCTGGTTGAAATTTCCGGTTTCCAGGAAAGCCCGGGAGGAAGAAGAAAAAATCACGGTTATCGATTTTCAGCCAGCCAATATCTTAGTAATTGAGGATGAGAAGAATATGCGGGACATAATCCTGGAGATGCTGAGCGAACAGGGTCATTCAGTTACCTTAGCTGTGGATGGAAAACAGGGGATTGAATTTTTCAAAAGAGGTATTTACGACCTGGTTCTGACGAACCTGTCTATGCCTGAAATGTCCGGCTGGGAAGTTATCAGGGAGATTAAATCAGCAAATCCTTATGTCAAAGTGGCATTGATGACCGGGTGCGGAACCCAGACAAAGGAAGAAGAGGCAAAGGCAAAGGGGGCTGATTTTTTGATTTCAAAACCTTTTAAAAAGAACCAATTGCTCTTCGCAGTTTCTGAAGCCATAAAAAAGAATAAGAATTTTTTACCTGAAGGAAATTTAATCTGTAAAAAGTCATAA
- a CDS encoding sulfurtransferase-like selenium metabolism protein YedF, with the protein GVKLVSDGSIYLETLVSLENSGVEVLSCSTCLNYYGLTEKVKVGKKSNMAEITGILLKSEVTITI; encoded by the coding sequence CGGAGTAAAGCTGGTCTCTGATGGCTCGATCTATCTTGAAACACTCGTCTCCCTGGAAAATTCAGGGGTAGAGGTACTTTCCTGCTCCACCTGCCTGAATTATTACGGGCTTACGGAAAAAGTCAAGGTTGGAAAGAAAAGCAATATGGCGGAGATCACGGGGATATTATTAAAATCTGAGGTCACAATCACTATTTAG
- a CDS encoding ECF transporter S component → MRISAKQISLSGLFISLGIVVPFLFHQFGLAGRIFSPMHFPVFFAGILIGPLSGAVVGFLSPILSFFLTGMPPPYAVPLMALELPVYGLTIGLLCRYLKAPLIVNLLVSMVAGRIAFALGIFIIGSFVKLPVSFISFLEASFITGLPGIFLQLIIIPALAIRLKKIPAFSGKL, encoded by the coding sequence ATGAGAATCTCTGCAAAACAGATCAGCCTGAGCGGATTATTCATTTCGCTGGGAATAGTCGTTCCTTTTCTTTTTCATCAGTTCGGCTTGGCGGGCAGGATTTTTTCGCCGATGCATTTTCCAGTCTTTTTCGCCGGGATTTTGATTGGACCTTTAAGTGGTGCTGTGGTTGGCTTCTTATCTCCGATCTTAAGTTTTTTCCTGACTGGAATGCCGCCTCCTTATGCAGTCCCTTTGATGGCTTTGGAACTTCCGGTTTATGGACTTACTATAGGCTTGCTCTGCAGATATCTCAAAGCACCTCTTATAGTTAATCTGCTGGTTTCAATGGTCGCAGGCAGAATTGCATTCGCGCTTGGGATATTCATAATAGGGTCTTTTGTCAAACTTCCTGTAAGTTTTATCTCTTTCTTAGAAGCCTCTTTTATAACCGGGCTTCCGGGTATCTTTCTTCAGTTAATCATTATCCCCGCTTTAGCCATCAGGTTGAAAAAAATTCCAGCTTTTTCAGGAAAGCTCTAA